A genome region from Helicobacter jaachi includes the following:
- a CDS encoding MetQ/NlpA family ABC transporter substrate-binding protein, with protein MRNIAKLALLCALGLGFIACGDEKKNTESSNTSAVLRVGATPVPAAEILEFVKPQLAAKGVQMEVQSFTDYVVPNVSLAEGSSDANLYQHKPFLDNTNKQKGYKLVPIVPIYITPLGFYSNKYKSIDEFPQGATLAVPGDTVNLARALILFHKNGAITLKDPDNLAATELDILENPKGFVFKHMEAASLPSVLDSVDGAIINANYALQAGIKIATSLFHEGSQSIFANVLAAREDNKDDERIKKLAEVLTSDETTAFILQKYGGEIIPVNAK; from the coding sequence ATGAGAAATATAGCAAAATTAGCGCTACTTTGCGCATTGGGACTAGGCTTCATAGCCTGCGGAGATGAAAAGAAAAATACAGAATCTAGCAATACAAGTGCTGTATTAAGAGTGGGCGCGACCCCTGTGCCAGCAGCAGAAATTTTAGAATTTGTAAAACCACAGCTTGCGGCTAAAGGTGTGCAAATGGAGGTGCAGAGCTTCACAGATTATGTCGTGCCAAATGTATCTTTGGCTGAAGGAAGTAGCGATGCAAACTTATATCAACATAAGCCATTTTTGGATAATACTAATAAACAAAAAGGCTATAAACTCGTGCCAATAGTGCCTATTTACATCACACCACTAGGATTTTATTCTAATAAATACAAAAGTATTGATGAGTTTCCACAAGGCGCTACACTTGCTGTTCCGGGCGATACGGTGAATTTAGCACGCGCGCTTATTTTATTTCACAAAAATGGCGCAATCACCTTAAAGGACCCTGATAATCTTGCTGCTACAGAGCTTGATATATTAGAAAATCCAAAGGGCTTTGTATTTAAGCATATGGAGGCAGCATCGCTCCCAAGTGTGCTTGATAGTGTAGATGGCGCGATTATTAATGCAAATTATGCCTTGCAAGCGGGTATTAAAATTGCCACATCACTCTTTCATGAAGGTAGTCAAAGCATTTTTGCTAATGTCTTAGCCGCAAGGGAGGATAATAAAGATGATGAGCGCATTAAAAAGCTTGCAGAAGTGCTAACAAGCGATGAAACAACCGCATTTATTTTGCAAAAATATGGCGGTGAAATTATCCCTGTGAATGCAAAATAA
- a CDS encoding methionine ABC transporter ATP-binding protein, whose product MIQLKGINKTYPNGFVALKNIDLEVQKGDIMGIIGYSGAGKSTLIRIINRLEEPTSGQLIIDGVDMLSLKEKELQAQRQKIGMIFQHFNLLSAKNVFDNVAFALEIAKWDKKMIKPRVNELLELVGLSERARFYPSQLSGGQKQRVAIARALANHPKVLLCDEATSALDTKTTKSILALLRNIQQKLGLSVVLITHQIEVVREICNKMCVVSEGQIIERGSVDEVFAAPKQPITRELISFLPQDEEQMIARLEDLHNVYKVVFTGPFAQSPLISQMIRTFNIDVNILSGSIDELATGEVGHLVLRFIAQDDKRDEALQWLTNQGVTIVNLALLRESKGE is encoded by the coding sequence GTGATACAACTTAAAGGTATTAATAAAACTTACCCTAATGGCTTTGTGGCGCTTAAAAATATCGATTTAGAAGTGCAAAAAGGCGATATTATGGGCATTATTGGTTATTCTGGAGCGGGTAAAAGCACTCTTATTCGCATTATTAATCGCTTAGAGGAGCCAACTAGCGGGCAGCTTATTATTGATGGTGTGGATATGCTAAGCCTTAAAGAGAAAGAGCTGCAAGCCCAAAGGCAGAAAATAGGTATGATTTTTCAGCATTTTAATTTGCTAAGCGCTAAGAATGTGTTTGATAATGTCGCATTTGCGCTTGAGATTGCCAAATGGGACAAAAAAATGATTAAGCCTCGTGTGAATGAGCTTTTAGAGCTTGTGGGCTTAAGCGAGCGCGCTAGATTCTATCCTAGTCAATTAAGCGGTGGGCAAAAGCAGCGCGTGGCGATTGCTAGAGCATTGGCAAATCACCCCAAAGTGCTTTTATGCGATGAAGCCACTTCGGCATTAGATACTAAAACGACAAAATCGATTTTAGCCCTCCTACGCAATATTCAGCAGAAACTAGGTTTAAGCGTGGTGCTTATTACGCATCAAATTGAAGTGGTGCGCGAGATTTGTAACAAAATGTGCGTGGTGAGTGAGGGGCAAATCATTGAACGTGGAAGTGTAGATGAAGTCTTTGCCGCGCCAAAGCAGCCTATTACACGCGAGCTTATTTCATTCCTGCCGCAAGATGAAGAGCAAATGATTGCGCGCTTAGAGGATTTACACAATGTGTATAAAGTAGTTTTCACAGGTCCATTTGCGCAATCCCCCTTAATTAGCCAAATGATACGCACTTTTAATATTGATGTAAATATTTTAAGCGGCAGCATTGATGAGCTTGCTACAGGCGAAGTGGGACATCTAGTGCTGCGCTTTATCGCCCAAGATGATAAAAGAGATGAAGCACTGCAGTGGCTTACCAATCAAGGCGTTACAATTGTAAATCTTGCCTTACTTAGAGAATCTAAAGGAGAGTAA
- a CDS encoding Plug domain-containing protein — MQSRQSKSAFLLTLTFACITAFADTSVSNSAQNNAQDNTSSPPPAKNVKLSTSIVSTTNEMQTYQNGVKINKNVLDSIPNGNGDISAALSILPNVQTNNASRTSNSPGEVNPANISISGGLPYQNSFQLDGFEMNNDIDPAGSTTNQNQRLRGGQSQGLNIDTSLLDSISVQDSNISAAYGRFSGGVIEANVRKPRTDGWHAGLSWQYTSSGMTKYHFLEGQEELANVSSNENFQPNFTKHIVRAYLEGYAAKNLGIIASFSTARSLIPLQLYSTGTDTTKQDQKRQNDNYYIKAIYNPEESFSLEANLAYMPGNNVYFIPGFKNSRYTMRSGGIQGGLKAL, encoded by the coding sequence ATGCAATCAAGACAATCAAAATCCGCTTTTCTCTTAACGCTCACATTTGCGTGTATCACAGCTTTTGCCGATACATCTGTGTCAAATAGTGCGCAAAATAATGCCCAAGATAATACTTCCTCCCCCCCCCCAGCTAAAAATGTAAAACTCTCAACTTCAATTGTGAGCACCACTAACGAAATGCAAACTTATCAAAATGGGGTAAAAATAAATAAAAATGTCCTAGATTCTATCCCTAATGGCAATGGCGATATAAGCGCGGCTCTCTCCATTTTGCCAAATGTGCAAACTAATAATGCCTCGCGCACTTCAAATAGCCCGGGTGAAGTAAATCCGGCAAATATTAGCATTAGCGGAGGGCTACCTTATCAAAATAGTTTTCAGCTTGATGGCTTTGAGATGAATAATGATATTGACCCCGCAGGCTCAACCACAAATCAAAATCAGCGCTTGCGTGGTGGGCAATCGCAAGGACTTAATATCGATACAAGCTTGCTAGATTCTATAAGTGTGCAAGATTCTAATATTTCAGCAGCCTATGGACGATTTAGCGGCGGCGTGATAGAAGCAAATGTGAGAAAACCCCGCACAGATGGCTGGCATGCAGGGCTTTCATGGCAATACACATCAAGTGGTATGACTAAATATCATTTTTTAGAGGGACAAGAGGAGCTTGCTAATGTAAGCAGCAATGAAAATTTTCAGCCAAATTTTACTAAACATATCGTGCGTGCGTATTTAGAGGGCTATGCGGCTAAGAATTTGGGCATTATCGCTAGCTTTTCAACAGCACGCTCGCTTATCCCTTTGCAGCTCTACTCCACAGGCACGGATACAACCAAGCAAGACCAAAAAAGGCAAAATGATAATTATTACATTAAAGCCATTTATAATCCCGAAGAATCTTTTAGTTTGGAGGCAAATTTAGCCTATATGCCCGGAAATAATGTCTATTTTATACCCGGTTTTAAAAATTCACGCTATACGATGAGGAGCGGAGGAATTCAAGGAGGCTTGAAAGCATTATAG
- a CDS encoding MetQ/NlpA family ABC transporter substrate-binding protein, producing the protein MKKILALVAFIGMGLALIGCGDDKKSAQADTKDNAQEKVVLKVGATPVPHAEILEFIKPDLAQEGIDLQIVSFTDYVTPNASLNDGSLDANFHQHKPFLDSLKADKGFELESIATIHVEPIGLYSKKYKSIDELPQGASIAIPNDPSNGARALLLLDAKGLIKLKDSSNLAATELDIVENPKEFKIKPMDAALLPRTLDDVDGAVINGNYALQAGLKSSDALILEGAESPYANILVIQSKRLDDANLKKLKNALQSQKVKDFIIEKYQGEIVPAF; encoded by the coding sequence ATGAAAAAAATACTTGCATTAGTAGCATTTATAGGTATGGGACTAGCCCTTATTGGCTGTGGCGATGACAAAAAAAGTGCGCAAGCAGACACCAAAGATAATGCACAAGAAAAAGTAGTGCTAAAAGTAGGCGCGACCCCTGTGCCTCACGCGGAGATTTTGGAGTTTATTAAGCCAGATTTGGCACAAGAGGGCATTGATTTACAAATTGTGTCTTTTACAGATTATGTAACACCCAATGCAAGCCTAAATGACGGCTCGCTTGATGCGAACTTTCATCAACACAAGCCCTTTTTAGATTCTCTAAAGGCTGATAAGGGCTTTGAGTTAGAATCTATTGCAACTATCCATGTAGAGCCTATTGGTTTGTATTCTAAAAAATATAAAAGCATTGATGAGCTTCCACAGGGCGCGAGCATTGCTATCCCTAATGACCCAAGTAATGGCGCTAGAGCGTTACTTTTACTTGATGCAAAGGGGCTTATTAAGCTTAAAGATTCAAGTAATCTCGCTGCCACAGAGCTTGACATAGTAGAAAATCCAAAAGAATTTAAGATTAAGCCTATGGACGCTGCGCTTTTACCCCGCACACTTGATGATGTCGATGGAGCGGTGATTAATGGCAATTACGCACTTCAAGCGGGCTTAAAAAGTAGCGATGCGCTTATCTTAGAGGGTGCAGAATCTCCTTATGCTAATATTTTGGTGATACAAAGCAAAAGGCTTGATGATGCAAATCTAAAAAAGCTTAAAAATGCACTCCAAAGCCAAAAAGTCAAGGATTTTATCATCGAAAAATATCAAGGTGAAATCGTCCCTGCGTTTTAA
- the recG gene encoding ATP-dependent DNA helicase RecG, with protein MNDTLFHHIYSTLSPTNQARIKKLKVTNLLSFMLAHVPKSYTNTTLSSTLIPKQSITLKVRISNVQPLGFGKNARLKVYAFMCDFNENLEMIIFHAKPFHKKIYTLDSILYIQGKLDVGQFGYVIMQPKVVQEINTIVAHFKTTVLNHKSMQELCSALVTLENLTQYGIPTHIAQKICDIFVPTPSFIEAYSAHNALPPTHLNALKFVEIYRYLALLSRKKRYFPAKYRCHNDISSFIQSLPFALTDGQKGAIKDIAHDLDSVNAAKRLIMGDVGCGKTIVILCAVMLAYPHTSILMAPTTILATQLYEQAKLLLPSFVNIALITAKNKQDTPFEQAHFIIGTQALLYREFALENLALVMSDEQHRFGTNQRYVLEKIGQEDLPNLFAATSHTAKNTARAHVLQFSATPIPRTLAMINAQFVDLSIIRDVPFKKDISTSIVDKSGFKAMFAHLQNEVSKGNQAIIVYPLVEESEHLDYLSLSEGLGFWQKHFTSVYFTSGKDKNKQEVIDNFARDGSLLLATTLIEVGISLPRVSSIVIVAPERLGLATLHQLRGRVSRNGLKGYCFLYTNQPENERLRAFCKTTSGFDIAELDLKYRNSGDLLSGERQSGNEFTYFDMSSDEAILLEAKAQLDTRHNVEV; from the coding sequence ATGAATGATACGCTTTTTCATCACATTTACTCCACCCTTAGCCCCACAAATCAAGCGCGCATAAAAAAGCTTAAAGTAACAAACCTCTTAAGCTTTATGCTAGCCCATGTGCCTAAATCCTACACTAATACCACGCTTTCAAGCACGCTCATTCCAAAGCAGTCTATCACGCTAAAAGTGCGTATTAGCAATGTGCAGCCGCTAGGTTTTGGCAAAAATGCGAGATTAAAAGTTTATGCCTTTATGTGTGATTTTAATGAGAATCTAGAAATGATAATTTTCCACGCTAAGCCATTTCATAAGAAAATTTACACGCTAGATTCTATACTTTATATTCAGGGCAAGCTTGATGTAGGGCAGTTTGGCTATGTGATAATGCAACCAAAGGTCGTGCAGGAGATTAATACTATTGTAGCGCATTTTAAAACCACAGTCCTAAATCACAAATCTATGCAGGAGTTATGCAGCGCGCTTGTTACACTAGAAAATCTCACACAATATGGCATTCCTACGCATATAGCGCAAAAAATATGTGATATTTTTGTGCCAACTCCTTCTTTTATAGAAGCCTATAGCGCGCATAATGCCCTGCCCCCAACACATCTTAATGCGCTTAAATTTGTCGAAATCTATCGCTATTTGGCATTATTATCGCGCAAAAAGCGCTATTTTCCAGCAAAGTATCGCTGCCATAATGATATTTCATCTTTTATTCAATCCTTGCCTTTTGCGCTAACCGATGGGCAAAAGGGCGCGATTAAGGATATTGCGCATGATTTAGATTCTGTAAATGCGGCAAAGCGGCTTATTATGGGCGATGTGGGCTGTGGAAAAACCATTGTTATTTTATGCGCAGTGATGTTAGCCTACCCGCATACAAGCATACTTATGGCGCCAACGACCATACTCGCCACCCAGCTTTATGAGCAAGCAAAGCTACTTTTGCCCTCATTTGTAAATATCGCGCTCATCACTGCGAAAAATAAGCAAGATACGCCTTTTGAACAAGCGCATTTTATCATCGGCACGCAAGCTTTGCTTTATAGGGAGTTTGCTTTAGAGAATCTAGCGCTTGTTATGAGCGATGAGCAGCACCGCTTTGGCACAAATCAGCGCTATGTGCTAGAAAAAATAGGGCAGGAGGACTTGCCAAATTTATTTGCCGCTACATCGCATACAGCTAAAAATACCGCTAGAGCGCATGTGCTGCAGTTTTCCGCCACGCCCATACCGCGCACGCTTGCGATGATTAATGCGCAATTTGTTGATTTAAGTATTATTCGTGATGTGCCTTTTAAGAAAGATATTAGCACAAGCATCGTGGATAAAAGCGGTTTTAAAGCAATGTTTGCGCATTTGCAAAATGAAGTAAGCAAGGGCAATCAGGCTATTATTGTCTATCCGCTTGTAGAGGAGAGCGAGCATTTAGATTATCTCTCACTAAGCGAGGGTTTGGGCTTTTGGCAAAAGCATTTTACATCTGTGTATTTCACATCGGGCAAGGATAAAAATAAGCAAGAAGTGATTGATAATTTTGCGCGTGATGGCTCGCTGCTACTTGCTACGACGCTTATTGAAGTGGGGATTTCCCTGCCTAGAGTTTCTAGCATAGTGATTGTCGCACCCGAACGATTAGGACTAGCCACGCTCCACCAGCTGCGCGGGCGTGTGAGCCGCAATGGCTTAAAGGGATATTGCTTTTTATATACCAATCAGCCAGAAAATGAGCGATTGAGGGCATTTTGCAAGACGACAAGCGGCTTTGACATAGCCGAGCTTGATTTAAAATACCGCAATAGCGGGGATTTACTAAGCGGCGAGCGGCAAAGCGGGAATGAATTTACATATTTTGATATGAGCAGCGATGAGGCAATTTTATTAGAAGCAAAAGCGCAGTTAGACACACGCCACAATGTAGAAGTCTAA
- a CDS encoding cytochrome-c peroxidase, with the protein MSWEGKIGVKAALVAVFIGGICVGVGVYALFSNKAQHVALDSKATENATASTIEQLHAQEDKQDAQIIESSADSIIRNQTPIADFERKRYAKYVAMYAKPISQWEQPHIDEGVEWKEFAPLPEVAPSPKDNPITESKVRLGKRLFEEPKLSKSGQISCQSCHNAQLGFGDGLKVSIGHNRAQGRRNAPNIQMAGLFKELFWDGRADSLESQALFPIQDGVEMANTLENMEMAIKNDESYYAAFIEAFGSDAQKAEWERAYPALFEREQDINFSISFLEKRLKVPPEQKPEDNVIGLNANERQQLREQVLALFGTDSMQKPLSEKAARKQRADTRAKAIQQLSQAHKAQARELISIENITKAIASYERTLIPQDTRFNRFLKGEYEMLSPKEIYGMHIYRTKGRCMNCHFGDKLSDEKYHNLNIGLYGRLGQDLGRYEVSGKVEDIGAFRTPSLVNVRKSAPYGHNGIFPNFVGLMHLYDKALPVPEFEGIKDDKNKPKIDVLIKRLDLNTEELEALEAFMWAL; encoded by the coding sequence ATGAGTTGGGAAGGAAAGATAGGTGTAAAGGCGGCGTTGGTGGCTGTATTTATAGGAGGTATATGCGTTGGGGTGGGCGTTTATGCGCTTTTTTCTAACAAGGCGCAGCATGTGGCGCTAGATTCTAAAGCTACAGAAAATGCAACAGCAAGTACTATCGAGCAGCTCCACGCGCAGGAGGATAAACAAGATGCGCAGATTATAGAATCTAGCGCAGATTCTATAATTCGCAATCAAACGCCCATAGCGGACTTTGAGCGGAAAAGGTATGCCAAATATGTAGCAATGTATGCTAAGCCTATATCTCAATGGGAGCAGCCACACATTGATGAGGGCGTGGAGTGGAAGGAGTTTGCGCCCCTCCCAGAGGTCGCTCCAAGCCCAAAGGATAATCCTATTACAGAATCTAAGGTGCGTTTAGGCAAAAGGCTTTTTGAAGAGCCAAAATTAAGCAAAAGCGGGCAAATATCCTGCCAATCCTGCCACAATGCGCAATTAGGCTTTGGCGATGGACTAAAGGTAAGCATAGGGCATAATCGCGCACAAGGTCGGCGCAATGCGCCAAATATCCAAATGGCGGGGCTTTTTAAAGAATTATTTTGGGACGGGCGTGCGGATAGTTTAGAATCTCAAGCCCTTTTCCCTATACAAGATGGCGTTGAAATGGCAAATACTTTGGAAAATATGGAAATGGCGATTAAAAATGATGAGAGTTATTATGCTGCGTTTATTGAAGCCTTTGGGAGCGATGCGCAGAAAGCAGAGTGGGAGCGCGCGTATCCTGCGCTATTTGAGCGGGAGCAAGATATAAATTTTTCTATTAGCTTTCTTGAAAAAAGGCTAAAAGTGCCTCCAGAGCAAAAGCCAGAAGATAATGTGATAGGACTTAATGCTAATGAGCGTCAGCAGCTAAGAGAGCAGGTGCTAGCGCTATTTGGGACAGATTCTATGCAAAAGCCTTTGAGTGAAAAGGCAGCAAGAAAGCAGCGCGCAGATACAAGAGCTAAGGCAATCCAGCAGCTAAGCCAAGCGCACAAAGCCCAAGCGCGCGAGCTTATTAGTATAGAAAATATCACTAAAGCCATAGCGAGCTATGAGCGCACGCTTATCCCACAGGATACGAGGTTTAATCGGTTTTTAAAGGGCGAATACGAGATGTTAAGCCCTAAAGAGATTTATGGAATGCACATTTATCGCACTAAGGGCAGGTGTATGAATTGCCACTTTGGCGATAAATTGAGCGATGAGAAGTATCATAATTTAAATATCGGGCTTTATGGGCGCTTAGGGCAGGATTTGGGGCGGTATGAGGTAAGCGGCAAGGTGGAGGATATAGGCGCGTTCCGCACACCAAGCCTTGTGAATGTGAGAAAAAGCGCGCCCTATGGGCATAATGGCATATTTCCAAACTTTGTAGGGCTTATGCACTTGTATGATAAGGCTTTGCCTGTGCCTGAATTTGAGGGGATAAAAGATGATAAAAATAAGCCAAAAATTGATGTTTTAATTAAGCGGCTTGATTTAAACACAGAGGAGCTAGAGGCGCTTGAAGCCTTTATGTGGGCATTGTGA
- a CDS encoding tetratricopeptide repeat protein, producing the protein MKKIFALYVLVWAVIYAVSFGAEPAETPDASSTQSPTMAQNPSAQNPALDSQTPTTQAPTQPMQAPTQTPSGLLANQPLTPANEISGAPLDDMLAQVNESNTALKSAMAFAKEGDYESALQLFAKSCDQGNAAGCFGSGLIYMYGANSGVPNPQKAVDYYYKACVGGDAVACANLAMAYDNGQGVKEDKNQAAQLYEVACQGGDSLGCTNIAWMYANGVGVKKDYQRALAYYNSACQLGSDLGCYNLGLMSNTYNVYGMTKDKMSYVELNYVACEQGDIIGCGNLGWMYATGSSGAEKSYYNAAKYFTIACDSGHMQSCNNLGVLYDGGFGVRQDKRKAIELFGLACDYGIESGCNNYSLMKTKGSVSAGNNLLFGLK; encoded by the coding sequence ATGAAAAAGATTTTCGCGCTTTATGTGCTTGTTTGGGCGGTGATATATGCAGTGAGCTTTGGCGCAGAGCCTGCAGAAACGCCCGATGCAAGCTCTACTCAATCCCCCACCATGGCACAAAATCCTAGCGCACAAAATCCCGCGCTAGATTCTCAAACGCCTACCACTCAAGCACCCACGCAACCTATGCAAGCGCCTACTCAAACGCCCTCTGGGCTTTTGGCAAATCAACCCCTAACGCCCGCAAATGAAATTAGCGGCGCGCCGCTTGATGATATGCTCGCACAAGTAAATGAATCAAACACGGCGCTAAAATCTGCTATGGCATTTGCTAAAGAGGGCGATTATGAGAGCGCGCTGCAGCTTTTTGCAAAATCTTGCGACCAAGGTAATGCCGCAGGCTGCTTTGGCTCGGGACTCATATATATGTATGGCGCAAACTCTGGCGTGCCTAATCCGCAAAAGGCTGTTGATTATTACTACAAAGCCTGCGTAGGTGGAGATGCGGTAGCATGCGCTAACTTAGCTATGGCGTATGATAATGGGCAAGGTGTGAAAGAGGATAAAAATCAAGCCGCGCAACTCTATGAGGTCGCCTGCCAAGGTGGAGATAGCTTAGGCTGCACAAACATTGCATGGATGTATGCTAATGGTGTGGGTGTGAAAAAAGACTATCAAAGGGCATTAGCATATTATAATAGCGCGTGTCAGCTAGGGAGCGATTTGGGCTGCTATAATTTAGGGCTTATGAGCAATACTTACAATGTCTATGGCATGACAAAAGATAAAATGAGCTATGTGGAGCTAAACTATGTAGCATGCGAGCAGGGCGATATCATAGGCTGTGGGAATCTAGGCTGGATGTATGCCACAGGCTCAAGCGGAGCGGAAAAAAGCTACTATAATGCGGCAAAGTATTTTACCATTGCTTGTGATAGCGGGCATATGCAAAGCTGCAATAACTTAGGCGTGCTTTATGATGGGGGCTTTGGCGTAAGGCAAGATAAACGCAAAGCTATTGAGCTTTTTGGGCTAGCGTGTGATTATGGTATAGAATCTGGGTGCAATAATTACTCACTTATGAAAACAAAAGGTAGTGTAAGTGCTGGCAATAACCTGCTCTTTGGCTTAAAATAG
- a CDS encoding methionine ABC transporter permease: MLDFLNLCEKHFLIFLRDIFTDPVAFSLAKSCCETLYMITFSAFFAVLFGLPLGVMLSIIKPSGIMASPLLYRILASIVNVVRSFPFIVLIFLLLPLSKMIIGTSVGSTAAIIPLVIAATPFIARLFEGVFDEVDKGLIEATMSMGASKWRVILMMISESMPSLMNAITIMAVSLLGYSAMAGVVGAGGLGDLAYRIGFQSFKPDVLAYAVVCIIILVQIIQSVGDLITKRLRAHR, translated from the coding sequence ATGCTTGATTTTTTAAATTTATGCGAAAAACATTTTTTAATCTTTCTAAGGGATATTTTTACCGACCCTGTGGCGTTTAGCCTAGCAAAATCATGCTGCGAGACGCTTTATATGATTACATTTTCAGCCTTTTTTGCGGTGCTTTTTGGACTGCCTTTAGGCGTTATGCTAAGCATTATTAAGCCTTCTGGCATTATGGCAAGTCCGCTGCTTTATAGGATTTTAGCAAGCATTGTCAATGTTGTGCGCTCTTTTCCGTTTATTGTGCTTATATTTTTGCTTTTGCCACTCTCAAAAATGATTATTGGCACAAGTGTGGGCAGCACCGCGGCAATCATTCCTCTTGTGATTGCCGCTACACCTTTTATCGCTCGCCTTTTTGAGGGCGTGTTTGATGAGGTGGATAAAGGTTTAATAGAGGCTACGATGAGTATGGGCGCAAGCAAATGGCGTGTAATTCTAATGATGATAAGTGAAAGTATGCCCTCACTTATGAATGCCATTACCATTATGGCAGTGAGCTTGCTGGGATATTCGGCAATGGCTGGTGTCGTAGGTGCTGGAGGCTTGGGAGATTTAGCCTATCGCATAGGCTTTCAATCTTTTAAGCCTGATGTGTTGGCGTATGCGGTAGTTTGTATCATTATTTTGGTGCAAATTATCCAAAGCGTTGGTGATTTAATTACAAAACGACTGCGAGCGCATCGTTAA
- a CDS encoding pseudouridine synthase, protein MRLNQFIAHNSKYSRREADKLIEQGRVNIEKHKATAHSVLHKNERVFIDGKRVMPKEHFTCIVYHKPKGELTSKSDDRNRRVIYDSLEGKFKHFVYVGRLDFASEGLLILTDSTPVAKALMDSMLERVYLLKINGAITKPMIEAFENGLVCENARAGGHSKSKINAMEFAPFARYEILKNDNRYSKLKVTLTEGKNRELRRFFGAFGREVLDLRRLSYGFVSLNALPCGKVRYFNKDEYKALHQFLQANKIQVN, encoded by the coding sequence ATGCGCCTTAATCAATTCATCGCCCATAATAGCAAGTATTCACGCCGAGAGGCAGATAAGCTCATCGAGCAAGGGCGTGTGAATATAGAAAAGCATAAAGCCACAGCGCATTCTGTATTGCATAAAAATGAGCGTGTATTTATCGATGGCAAGCGCGTAATGCCAAAGGAGCATTTCACTTGCATTGTCTATCATAAGCCTAAAGGCGAGCTTACAAGCAAAAGCGATGATAGAAATCGGCGCGTCATTTATGATAGCCTTGAGGGGAAATTTAAGCATTTTGTGTATGTAGGGCGGCTTGATTTTGCAAGTGAGGGGCTGCTTATTTTAACTGACAGCACGCCTGTGGCAAAGGCTTTAATGGATTCTATGCTGGAGCGTGTTTATCTATTAAAAATTAATGGCGCGATTACAAAGCCTATGATAGAGGCGTTTGAAAATGGTCTAGTATGCGAAAATGCGCGCGCTGGCGGACATAGCAAAAGCAAGATTAATGCCATGGAATTTGCGCCATTTGCACGATATGAGATTTTAAAAAATGACAATAGATATTCTAAGCTTAAAGTTACGCTAACAGAGGGGAAAAATAGAGAATTGCGGCGATTTTTTGGTGCATTTGGGCGTGAGGTGCTGGATTTACGACGATTAAGCTATGGATTTGTCTCACTCAATGCCCTGCCTTGCGGGAAAGTAAGATATTTTAATAAAGATGAATACAAAGCCCTGCATCAATTTTTACAAGCTAATAAAATTCAAGTAAATTAG